A single region of the Paenibacillus sp. genome encodes:
- a CDS encoding DUF2161 family putative PD-(D/E)XK-type phosphodiesterase — MGKKVLAESGAAAGDKVRKAKAGTDAAEEARQTAKPKRAKKAAELRLEAEPESEKAGRRAKAETELYAPVKRWLEARGYEVRGEVRGCDVVAVREGEPWPVVVELKKRFNLSLFLQAVERRATTPHVYVAAERSDRKNAFALSELRRLCELIGVGLLTVRLYKRKPALVELHCEPAAGAAAIAPRAPGRRTAKLLDEFRERSGDYNAGGATGRKLVTAYREKALRCAEALHVHGPLAPRQVRDLIASDMAQSILRRNVYGWFRRERRGIYAVTPAGVAALEQFADVLRGAAARAEP; from the coding sequence ATGGGGAAAAAGGTTCTCGCGGAATCTGGAGCTGCGGCGGGAGACAAGGTACGGAAGGCGAAGGCGGGAACGGATGCGGCGGAGGAAGCGAGACAGACCGCGAAGCCGAAGCGAGCCAAGAAAGCGGCGGAGCTGAGATTGGAAGCGGAGCCCGAGTCCGAGAAGGCGGGGCGCCGCGCGAAGGCGGAGACGGAGCTGTACGCCCCCGTGAAGCGATGGCTCGAAGCCCGCGGGTACGAGGTGCGGGGCGAGGTGCGGGGCTGCGACGTCGTGGCGGTGCGCGAAGGCGAGCCGTGGCCGGTCGTCGTAGAGCTGAAGAAGCGCTTCAACCTGTCGCTGTTCCTGCAGGCGGTCGAGCGGCGCGCGACGACGCCGCATGTGTACGTCGCCGCGGAACGGTCGGACCGGAAGAACGCGTTCGCCCTCTCCGAGCTGCGGCGGCTGTGCGAGCTGATCGGCGTCGGCCTGTTGACGGTAAGGCTGTACAAGCGCAAGCCCGCCCTCGTCGAGCTGCACTGCGAGCCCGCGGCCGGCGCGGCCGCGATCGCCCCGCGCGCGCCCGGACGCCGCACGGCGAAGCTGCTGGACGAGTTCCGCGAGCGCTCGGGCGACTACAACGCCGGAGGCGCGACGGGGCGCAAGCTCGTCACCGCCTACAGAGAAAAAGCGCTCCGCTGCGCGGAAGCGCTTCATGTTCACGGGCCGCTGGCGCCGCGTCAGGTGCGCGACCTGATCGCGAGCGACATGGCCCAGTCGATTTTGCGGCGGAACGTGTACGGCTGGTTCCGCCGCGAGCGCCGCGGCATCTACGCCGTCACGCCGGCCGGCGTCGCGGCGCTCGAGCAGTTCGCGGACGTGCTGCGAGGCGCCGCCGCGCGCGCGGAGCCGTAA
- a CDS encoding cysteine dioxygenase family protein yields the protein MDLREWISARFQEEKTFTVERIRSALKDLQDAAALTQPHIEPPGRYPYGRAVVYADDRFEAIVIHLPPGAATAVHDHGASVGCAIVAEGRLTNVLYRCGDDGRLKRTWAEAISPGECMPSPAGVIHRMRNDGETRAVSLHVYAPPLGAMNRYESADEQE from the coding sequence ATGGATTTGCGGGAATGGATTTCTGCACGGTTTCAGGAGGAGAAGACATTCACCGTCGAGCGGATTCGCTCCGCGCTGAAGGACCTTCAAGACGCCGCGGCGCTCACGCAGCCGCATATCGAGCCGCCGGGGCGGTACCCTTACGGCCGAGCGGTCGTCTATGCGGACGACCGGTTCGAAGCGATCGTCATTCATCTGCCGCCGGGAGCGGCTACGGCCGTGCACGATCACGGCGCGTCCGTCGGCTGCGCGATCGTCGCGGAGGGGCGCCTGACGAACGTGCTGTATCGCTGCGGCGACGACGGGAGGCTGAAGCGGACGTGGGCGGAGGCGATCTCGCCCGGGGAGTGTATGCCGTCTCCGGCGGGCGTCATCCATCGGATGCGCAACGACGGAGAGACGCGCGCCGTTTCCCTGCATGTGTACGCGCCGCCGCTCGGGGCGATGAACCGATACGAGAGCGCCGATGAACAGGAATGA
- a CDS encoding NAD(P)/FAD-dependent oxidoreductase gives MYDCIIVGGGIAGLQASIQLGRYRRKTLVIDRGDGRSAMCRRYRNVLGYPDGVSGEELRELGRRQAIGYGVEFLRGDVTEAGRMPGGFLVRCETENSLPTAYEGKTLLLATGVKDRFPQLEGLRPCLGLSVFICPDCDGIETRGKRTIVLGSGDAGASMAAALTYFCDDLVYVNHDGKPVSEGLDRKLREHRVDRCDGPIERVLVEGDEAEGRFKGVRLAGGVELAGERGFIAFGGNDVRTDLARQLGVERMENQHIITDPRTKMTSVPGVWAAGDVGVHSEQLTIAMGEGQQAAIWMHKWLLKQEKEASAPAPASAHSLAMAGKP, from the coding sequence ATGTACGATTGCATCATCGTCGGCGGCGGCATCGCCGGCCTGCAGGCGTCCATACAGCTCGGCCGGTACCGGCGGAAGACGCTCGTCATCGACCGGGGCGACGGGCGGTCGGCGATGTGCCGCAGATACCGCAACGTGCTCGGCTACCCGGACGGCGTGAGCGGCGAAGAGCTGCGCGAGCTGGGGCGCCGGCAGGCGATCGGGTACGGCGTCGAGTTTCTGCGCGGGGACGTAACCGAGGCGGGGCGGATGCCGGGCGGGTTCCTCGTGCGGTGCGAGACGGAGAACAGCTTGCCGACGGCGTACGAAGGCAAGACGCTGCTGCTCGCGACGGGGGTGAAGGACCGATTCCCGCAGCTAGAGGGACTTCGGCCGTGTCTTGGGCTCAGCGTGTTCATTTGCCCCGATTGCGACGGCATCGAAACGCGCGGCAAGCGCACGATCGTGCTCGGCTCCGGCGACGCGGGCGCGTCGATGGCGGCGGCGCTCACGTATTTCTGCGACGATTTGGTGTATGTGAACCACGACGGCAAGCCGGTGTCGGAAGGGCTGGACCGCAAGCTGCGCGAACATCGGGTCGACCGATGCGACGGCCCGATCGAGCGGGTGCTCGTCGAAGGGGACGAAGCGGAAGGGCGCTTCAAGGGCGTGCGGCTCGCGGGCGGCGTCGAGCTTGCCGGCGAGCGCGGCTTCATCGCGTTCGGCGGCAACGACGTGCGGACCGATTTGGCGCGCCAGCTCGGCGTCGAACGGATGGAGAACCAGCATATCATTACCGATCCGCGCACGAAAATGACGAGCGTGCCCGGCGTATGGGCGGCGGGAGACGTGGGCGTTCATTCCGAGCAGCTGACGATCGCGATGGGGGAAGGGCAGCAGGCGGCGATTTGGATGCACAAATGGCTGCTCAAGCAGGAGAAGGAAGCGTCTGCGCCCGCCCCCGCCTCGGCGCATAGCTTGGCGATGGCGGGCAAACCCTAA
- a CDS encoding MmcQ/YjbR family DNA-binding protein, giving the protein MNRESIVSYCMDKRGAREDYPFGPEPLVMKVGAKMFALVSGSDPVHISLKCDPDTAIMLRQEFEAVKPGYHLNKAHWNTVVVDGSVPEKDLCWMIDHSYALVLKSMPKRERLAFEEEAK; this is encoded by the coding sequence ATGAATCGGGAATCGATCGTAAGCTATTGCATGGACAAGCGCGGGGCGAGGGAGGATTATCCGTTCGGCCCGGAGCCGCTCGTCATGAAGGTGGGCGCGAAGATGTTCGCCCTCGTGTCGGGGAGCGATCCCGTCCACATTTCGCTGAAATGCGACCCGGACACGGCGATCATGCTGCGGCAAGAATTCGAAGCGGTGAAGCCGGGGTACCACTTAAACAAAGCCCATTGGAACACGGTCGTCGTCGACGGCTCGGTGCCGGAGAAGGACCTCTGCTGGATGATCGATCATTCGTACGCGCTCGTGTTGAAATCGATGCCGAAGCGGGAGCGGCTTGCGTTCGAGGAAGAAGCAAAGTAA
- a CDS encoding ABC transporter ATP-binding protein has product MHIKVEGLTKRFGGFEASKGVTFDIRDGRLVGFLGPSGGGKTTILRMLAGLETPDAGDIWFDGRRVNDVPPQKRGIGFVFQNYALFRHMNVFDNIAFGLQVQKRSKADIRRRVTELVELTGLAGLEKRYPHQLSGGQRQRVAFARALAPEPELLLLDEPFAAIDAKIRKELRTWLKEMIRKVGITTIFVTHDQEEAVEVADEILIVSGGRIEQQGTPIEIYRQPRTPFVAGFVGETNVLEQPAALKGFEEVGASAKAVVRPEFVEIVGTGTAHTHPHAAERGVVRNVYFRGKHWQVDIELEAGIVTTYRSAEHAPLSPGDEVWTLVHRIYTFSEGRCVVVENGMKVDPMPVYI; this is encoded by the coding sequence ATGCACATTAAGGTAGAAGGACTGACCAAACGGTTCGGCGGCTTCGAGGCGTCGAAGGGCGTAACGTTCGACATCCGCGACGGGCGGCTCGTCGGCTTCCTCGGGCCGAGCGGCGGCGGGAAGACGACGATTCTCCGCATGCTGGCGGGGCTAGAGACGCCGGACGCCGGCGACATCTGGTTCGACGGCCGGCGCGTGAACGACGTGCCGCCCCAGAAGAGGGGCATCGGCTTCGTGTTCCAAAACTACGCGCTGTTCCGTCATATGAACGTGTTCGATAACATCGCGTTCGGCCTGCAGGTGCAGAAGCGTTCCAAGGCGGACATCCGCCGCCGGGTAACGGAGCTCGTCGAGCTGACGGGTCTCGCCGGCCTCGAGAAGCGGTACCCGCATCAGCTGTCGGGCGGGCAGCGGCAGCGCGTCGCCTTCGCGCGGGCGCTGGCGCCGGAGCCGGAGCTGCTCCTGCTCGACGAGCCGTTCGCCGCGATCGACGCGAAAATCCGCAAGGAGCTGCGGACGTGGCTGAAGGAGATGATCCGCAAGGTCGGCATCACGACGATTTTCGTGACGCACGATCAGGAGGAAGCGGTCGAGGTGGCCGACGAAATCTTGATCGTGAGCGGCGGGCGCATCGAACAGCAGGGAACGCCGATCGAAATTTACCGGCAGCCCCGCACGCCGTTCGTCGCGGGCTTCGTCGGCGAGACGAACGTGCTCGAGCAGCCTGCGGCGCTCAAGGGCTTCGAAGAGGTGGGGGCGTCGGCGAAAGCCGTCGTGCGGCCGGAATTCGTCGAAATCGTCGGCACCGGGACCGCGCACACGCATCCGCATGCGGCGGAGCGCGGCGTCGTCCGGAACGTATATTTCCGAGGGAAACATTGGCAGGTGGACATCGAGCTGGAGGCGGGCATCGTGACGACGTACCGCTCTGCCGAACACGCGCCGCTCTCCCCCGGCGACGAAGTATGGACGCTCGTTCACCGCATCTATACGTTCTCGGAAGGACGCTGCGTCGTCGTCGAGAACGGCATGAAGGTCGATCCGATGCCGGTGTATATATAA
- a CDS encoding ABC transporter substrate-binding protein: MGNKEKKPFWLTILAIIALSLVVAACGQNNAGDATQGGEVTQPATEEPAAEEPAPTNLLETIKASGKLRLGTSADYPPYEFHKIIDGKDTIIGFDIEIAKEIAADLGVELVITDMGFDGLLTALQSGNIDMVVAGMTPTPERAEAVDFSDVYYTAIQKVIVRAADQATYTTIESLAGKKVGAQLGAIQEGVVTDQMPNSELRALSKLPDLILDLKAGNVEAVVVEEPVAKAYIAANPELVFADIKLEQDEAGSAIALPKGSAELVEAVNATLARLKQEGKIDQFVTDATNAME, encoded by the coding sequence TTGGGAAATAAAGAGAAAAAACCATTTTGGCTCACAATTTTGGCAATTATTGCCTTATCTCTGGTCGTAGCGGCATGCGGGCAAAACAACGCCGGCGACGCGACGCAGGGCGGCGAAGTGACGCAGCCGGCGACGGAGGAGCCAGCGGCCGAGGAGCCTGCGCCAACGAACCTGCTCGAGACGATCAAAGCGTCGGGCAAGCTTCGCCTCGGCACGAGCGCGGACTACCCGCCGTACGAGTTCCATAAAATCATCGACGGCAAAGACACGATCATCGGCTTCGACATCGAGATCGCGAAAGAGATCGCGGCCGACCTCGGCGTCGAGCTCGTTATCACCGACATGGGCTTCGACGGTCTGCTTACGGCGCTGCAGTCGGGCAACATCGACATGGTCGTCGCCGGCATGACGCCGACGCCGGAGCGCGCCGAAGCGGTCGATTTCTCGGACGTGTATTACACGGCTATTCAGAAAGTCATCGTTCGCGCGGCGGACCAAGCGACGTACACGACGATCGAGTCGCTCGCCGGCAAGAAAGTCGGCGCGCAGCTCGGCGCGATCCAAGAAGGCGTCGTTACGGACCAAATGCCGAATTCCGAGCTCCGCGCGCTTTCGAAGCTGCCGGATCTCATCCTGGACTTGAAGGCGGGCAACGTCGAAGCGGTCGTCGTCGAAGAGCCGGTCGCGAAGGCGTATATCGCCGCGAATCCGGAGCTCGTGTTTGCGGACATTAAGCTGGAGCAGGATGAAGCGGGCTCCGCGATCGCGCTGCCGAAGGGCTCCGCCGAGCTCGTCGAAGCGGTGAACGCGACGCTGGCGCGACTCAAGCAAGAAGGCAAAATCGATCAGTTCGTCACGGACGCGACGAACGCGATGGAATAA
- a CDS encoding M15 family metallopeptidase: protein MPKPTYRRFLIAALAPLLLFAAYRAADLAHERLAATHPAAVAAAKPEPSLRFANERTAADIAVVVNREHPLPPNYAPDDLTEPDIPFAFDGAHEKRLLREPAARAAEQLFDAAKRDGVRLVGVSGYRSFETQQALFAFNVRTKGRDHAERYSAVAGASEHQTGLALDVSARSVGNRLVPAFAATKEGRWLADNAYKFGFVIRYPRDKEDITGYAYEPWHIRYVGRDAALTAYAYDLTLEEMAEPLPVFSQ from the coding sequence ATGCCCAAGCCCACGTACCGCCGCTTCTTGATCGCGGCGCTCGCGCCGCTTCTGCTGTTCGCCGCCTACCGCGCCGCCGACCTCGCGCACGAGCGGCTCGCCGCGACGCACCCGGCGGCGGTCGCCGCCGCGAAGCCGGAGCCCTCGCTGCGGTTCGCGAACGAGCGCACGGCCGCCGACATCGCGGTCGTCGTCAACCGCGAGCACCCGCTGCCGCCGAATTACGCGCCCGACGATCTGACCGAGCCGGACATTCCGTTCGCCTTCGACGGCGCGCACGAGAAGCGGCTCCTGCGCGAACCGGCCGCCCGGGCGGCGGAGCAGCTGTTCGACGCCGCGAAGCGGGACGGCGTCCGGCTCGTCGGCGTGTCCGGCTACCGGTCGTTCGAGACGCAGCAGGCGCTGTTCGCTTTTAACGTGCGCACGAAAGGGCGCGATCATGCCGAGCGCTACAGCGCCGTCGCGGGAGCAAGCGAGCATCAAACCGGGCTCGCCCTCGACGTGTCGGCGCGCAGCGTCGGCAACCGGCTCGTCCCGGCGTTCGCCGCGACGAAGGAGGGGCGCTGGCTCGCGGACAACGCCTACAAATTCGGCTTCGTCATCCGCTATCCCCGGGATAAGGAGGATATCACCGGCTACGCCTACGAGCCGTGGCATATCCGATACGTCGGACGCGACGCCGCTTTGACCGCGTATGCGTACGATTTGACGCTCGAGGAGATGGCGGAGCCGCTGCCCGTATTTTCACAATAA
- a CDS encoding MATE family efflux transporter, producing MRHWKTILALALPSILSFATMTASGTINLILVGQLGALVIAIVGVSNIIMYNAWALFSGLGHTINYLVAQSYGAERMDEGVRRTYVALLVALVMGGAVFVVGWFASAVILTLMGGSEAFVKEGTPYLQLRFAAMACSIPIFVYHGFMRGVGDTRTPMLLTVLGNGVMIALTYGLAFGRWGLPELGLAGAGWGMLAGEAIGLLGCFYVYYVRMGRRFGTRRRMKPSLAEIKLVSAESGKLGLQEFAMSVAMLIFTRFVMELGTTAVAANEVALNVMSFGFMPAFAFGATATILVGQEIGRGAPELARKLGTHTAVLGSLLLLLLGAIEFVFAEQIARWYSHDPEVYELTAHLIRVAAFLQLFDGFYNFYGGGLRGIGDTAFLMKTAVALNWLLFLPAAYLSVFVFDWGSYGAWVSLYLYMTVFGLTLMVRYYRTDWSQVRMKQLAGDSGK from the coding sequence ATGCGGCATTGGAAAACGATACTCGCGCTGGCGCTGCCTTCGATCTTATCGTTCGCGACGATGACGGCGTCGGGCACGATCAACCTGATTTTGGTCGGGCAGCTGGGCGCGCTCGTCATCGCCATCGTCGGCGTCAGCAATATTATTATGTACAATGCCTGGGCACTCTTTTCGGGGCTCGGGCATACGATAAATTACTTGGTCGCGCAGAGCTACGGCGCAGAGCGGATGGACGAAGGCGTGCGGCGCACGTACGTCGCTTTGCTGGTGGCGCTCGTCATGGGCGGGGCCGTATTCGTCGTCGGCTGGTTCGCTTCGGCGGTGATTTTGACGCTGATGGGCGGGAGCGAGGCGTTCGTTAAGGAAGGGACGCCCTATCTGCAGCTTCGGTTCGCGGCGATGGCTTGCTCGATTCCGATCTTCGTCTACCACGGGTTTATGCGCGGCGTCGGCGACACGCGCACGCCGATGCTGCTGACCGTACTCGGCAACGGCGTCATGATCGCGCTCACGTACGGGCTCGCCTTCGGACGTTGGGGGCTGCCGGAGCTCGGCCTCGCCGGGGCGGGCTGGGGCATGCTGGCGGGCGAAGCGATCGGGCTGCTCGGGTGTTTCTACGTTTATTATGTGCGCATGGGGCGCCGCTTCGGGACGAGACGGCGCATGAAGCCGTCGCTGGCGGAAATCAAGCTCGTGTCCGCGGAGAGCGGCAAGCTCGGGCTGCAGGAATTCGCCATGAGCGTCGCGATGCTCATCTTCACCCGGTTCGTCATGGAGCTCGGCACGACGGCGGTCGCGGCGAACGAGGTCGCGCTCAACGTCATGTCGTTCGGGTTCATGCCGGCGTTCGCCTTCGGCGCGACGGCGACGATTCTCGTCGGGCAAGAAATCGGCCGGGGCGCGCCGGAGCTCGCGCGGAAGCTCGGCACGCACACCGCGGTGCTCGGCAGCTTGCTCCTGCTGCTGCTCGGAGCAATCGAATTCGTCTTCGCGGAGCAAATCGCCCGGTGGTACTCTCATGACCCCGAGGTGTACGAATTGACGGCGCACCTGATTCGCGTGGCGGCGTTCCTGCAGCTGTTCGACGGGTTCTACAATTTTTACGGCGGGGGCCTCCGGGGCATCGGCGATACCGCGTTTTTGATGAAGACGGCGGTCGCGCTCAACTGGCTGCTGTTTTTGCCCGCGGCGTATTTGTCGGTGTTCGTGTTCGATTGGGGCAGCTACGGCGCTTGGGTATCGCTGTACCTATATATGACCGTGTTCGGACTGACGCTGATGGTTCGCTATTACCGCACGGATTGGTCGCAGGTTCGGATGAAACAATTGGCAGGCGATTCCGGGAAATAA
- a CDS encoding amino acid ABC transporter permease produces the protein MPEKQSTWDTLVDIFTKYQTFYYDGLKFTVMLGVASIVFGVLLGTVVALLRLSRIAPLRWIAAAYIDFLRSTPAIVQVSLIYFGGTQLFPAIPDMMGLPSIFFYGVIALSINSSAYVAEIMRAGIMSVDKGQMEAARSLGMPHGMAMRLIIMPQAVKNVIPALGNEFVVVMKETAVVSIIGVGELMYKAGVIRGITYKGLEPYLIVTLFYFVVIFTLSKLVGLLERRMRAGD, from the coding sequence ATGCCGGAGAAGCAGAGCACTTGGGATACGCTCGTCGACATTTTCACAAAATATCAAACGTTTTACTATGACGGCCTGAAATTTACCGTGATGCTCGGCGTCGCCAGCATCGTGTTCGGCGTGCTGCTCGGCACGGTCGTGGCGTTGCTGCGGCTGTCGCGTATCGCTCCGCTGCGCTGGATCGCGGCTGCGTACATCGACTTCCTGCGTTCGACGCCGGCGATCGTGCAGGTATCGCTCATTTATTTCGGGGGCACGCAGCTGTTTCCGGCCATTCCGGACATGATGGGGCTGCCTTCGATCTTCTTCTACGGCGTGATCGCGCTCTCGATCAACTCGTCGGCGTATGTCGCGGAAATTATGCGCGCGGGCATTATGTCCGTCGACAAAGGGCAGATGGAAGCGGCGCGCTCGCTCGGCATGCCGCACGGCATGGCGATGCGGCTGATCATTATGCCGCAGGCGGTGAAGAACGTCATTCCGGCGCTCGGCAACGAGTTCGTCGTCGTGATGAAGGAGACGGCGGTCGTGTCGATCATCGGCGTCGGCGAGCTGATGTACAAAGCGGGCGTCATTCGAGGCATTACGTACAAAGGGCTTGAGCCGTATTTGATCGTGACGCTGTTCTATTTCGTCGTCATCTTCACGCTGTCGAAGCTGGTCGGACTGCTGGAAAGGAGGATGCGCGCCGGTGATTAA
- a CDS encoding PrkA family serine protein kinase codes for MDILKRISQFRSEEEHLAWSGTFAEYLELVREKPYLAMTAHARVYEMIKSAGVENVDGQNRYMFFEKEIFGLERALEKLVEEYFHSAARRLDVRKRILLLMGPVSGGKSTIVTLLKKGLEQFSRTERGAVYAIEGCPMHEEPLHLIPHGLRPEVEKELGVKIEGSLCPSCQMRLKTEYDGKIENVRVERVLISEENRVGIGTFSPSDPKSQDIADLTGSIDFSTITEYGSESDPRAYRFDGELNKANRGLMEFQEMLKCDEKFLWNLLSLTQEGNFKAGRFALISADELIVAHTNETEYKAFIANKKNEALQSRMIVMPIPYNLRVSDEEKIYAKLIANSDMNHVHIAPHALRAAAMFSVMTRLKESKKQGMDPVKKMRMYDGEAIEGYKAADVKEMQNEFLDEGMSGVDPRYVINRISSALIRHDMTCINALDVLRAIKDGLDQHPSITKEERDRNLNFISLARKEYDTIAKKEVQKAFVYSFEESAKTLFENYLDNVEAYCNWTKIRDPLTGEEMDPDERLMRSIEEQIGISENAKKAFREEILIRMSSYARKGKTFEYGTHERLREAIEKKLFADLKDVVKITTSTKTPDETQLKKMNEVIKRLIDEHGYCPVCANELLRYVGSLLNR; via the coding sequence ATGGACATCCTAAAGCGTATCTCGCAATTCCGAAGTGAAGAGGAACATCTTGCGTGGTCCGGCACATTCGCCGAGTACCTCGAACTTGTCCGCGAGAAGCCGTATCTCGCCATGACCGCCCATGCCCGCGTGTACGAGATGATCAAAAGCGCCGGCGTCGAGAACGTGGACGGCCAAAACCGATATATGTTTTTCGAGAAAGAAATATTCGGTCTCGAACGCGCGCTGGAGAAGCTGGTCGAGGAATATTTCCATTCGGCGGCTCGCAGGCTTGACGTGCGCAAGCGCATTCTGCTGCTGATGGGACCGGTGTCGGGCGGCAAATCGACGATCGTCACGTTGCTCAAGAAAGGGCTCGAACAGTTCTCCCGTACGGAACGCGGCGCCGTTTACGCGATCGAGGGCTGCCCGATGCACGAGGAGCCGCTGCACCTCATTCCGCACGGCCTGCGTCCCGAAGTCGAGAAGGAGTTAGGCGTCAAAATCGAAGGCAGCCTGTGCCCGTCGTGCCAAATGCGCCTGAAAACGGAGTACGACGGAAAAATTGAAAACGTGCGCGTCGAACGGGTGCTCATTTCCGAGGAAAACCGCGTCGGCATCGGCACGTTCTCGCCGTCCGATCCGAAGTCGCAGGACATCGCGGATCTGACCGGCAGCATCGACTTCTCGACGATCACCGAGTACGGCTCGGAGTCCGACCCGCGGGCGTACCGGTTCGACGGCGAGCTGAACAAGGCGAACCGCGGCCTCATGGAATTCCAGGAAATGCTGAAGTGCGACGAGAAATTTCTGTGGAACTTGCTGTCGCTGACGCAGGAGGGCAATTTCAAAGCGGGGCGGTTCGCGCTCATCAGCGCGGACGAATTGATCGTCGCGCACACGAACGAAACGGAGTACAAAGCGTTCATCGCGAACAAGAAGAACGAAGCGCTTCAGTCCCGGATGATCGTCATGCCGATTCCGTACAACTTGCGCGTATCGGACGAAGAGAAAATTTACGCGAAGCTGATCGCGAACTCGGATATGAACCATGTACATATCGCGCCTCATGCGCTCCGCGCGGCGGCGATGTTCTCGGTCATGACGCGCCTGAAGGAATCGAAGAAGCAGGGCATGGACCCGGTCAAAAAGATGCGCATGTACGACGGCGAAGCGATCGAAGGGTACAAAGCGGCGGACGTGAAGGAGATGCAGAACGAATTCCTCGACGAAGGCATGAGCGGGGTCGATCCGCGCTATGTCATCAACCGGATTTCGTCCGCGCTGATCCGCCACGACATGACGTGCATCAACGCCCTCGACGTGCTGCGCGCGATCAAAGACGGATTAGACCAGCACCCGTCGATCACGAAGGAGGAGCGGGATCGGAACCTGAACTTCATTTCGCTCGCGCGCAAAGAGTACGACACGATCGCGAAGAAGGAAGTGCAGAAGGCGTTCGTGTATTCGTTCGAGGAGTCGGCGAAGACGCTGTTCGAAAACTATCTCGACAACGTCGAGGCGTATTGCAACTGGACGAAGATTCGCGATCCGCTCACCGGAGAAGAGATGGATCCCGACGAGCGGCTGATGCGGTCGATCGAGGAGCAAATCGGCATCTCGGAGAACGCGAAGAAGGCGTTCCGGGAAGAAATTCTGATTCGGATGTCGTCGTACGCCCGGAAAGGGAAGACGTTCGAGTACGGTACGCACGAGCGGCTCCGCGAGGCGATCGAGAAGAAGCTGTTCGCCGATCTGAAAGACGTGGTGAAAATTACGACGTCGACGAAGACGCCGGACGAAACGCAGCTAAAGAAGATGAACGAGGTTATCAAACGTCTGATCGACGAGCACGGCTATTGCCCCGTTTGCGCCAACGAGCTGCTCAGGTACGTAGGCAGCCTGCTGAACCGCTGA
- a CDS encoding sulfite exporter TauE/SafE family protein, with protein MDITTAIIGLCVGFLVGLTGVGGAALLTPVLVWIGIPTSVAVGTDLFYNSITKLFGGFQHWRQHTVQWRIVAHLAAGSIPGAIVAVGLLKLFDQFFDNQEHIMKTALGIMLVVVAAAILLRLFGWKSEKENKWQTMPFEKKRWITIAIGFALGFIVGLTSVGSGSLFAIALIYLFRMKSSEVVGTDIVHAFFLVTVAGALHAGMGNVDYMLAFNLLIGSIPGVLLGSALSAKVPSKPLRAVVATIILLSGIKLI; from the coding sequence ATGGATATCACGACAGCGATCATCGGTTTGTGCGTAGGCTTTCTAGTCGGTCTCACCGGCGTCGGAGGGGCGGCGCTGCTGACGCCGGTTCTCGTGTGGATCGGCATTCCCACGTCGGTGGCGGTCGGGACGGACTTATTTTATAACTCGATTACGAAATTATTCGGCGGTTTTCAACACTGGCGGCAGCATACGGTTCAATGGAGAATCGTCGCGCATCTCGCCGCCGGCAGCATTCCCGGGGCGATCGTCGCGGTCGGCTTGCTGAAGCTGTTCGACCAGTTCTTCGACAATCAGGAGCATATTATGAAAACGGCGCTCGGCATCATGCTGGTCGTCGTCGCCGCGGCGATTTTGCTCCGTCTATTCGGATGGAAGTCGGAGAAGGAAAACAAATGGCAGACGATGCCGTTCGAGAAAAAACGGTGGATCACGATCGCGATCGGCTTCGCGCTCGGGTTTATCGTCGGGCTGACGTCGGTCGGTTCCGGCTCGCTGTTCGCCATCGCGCTCATCTATTTGTTCCGGATGAAGTCGTCCGAGGTCGTCGGCACCGATATCGTCCACGCGTTCTTCCTCGTCACGGTGGCGGGTGCGCTGCATGCGGGTATGGGCAACGTCGATTATATGCTGGCGTTCAATTTGTTGATCGGCTCCATTCCGGGCGTGCTGCTCGGGAGTGCGCTCAGCGCGAAGGTGCCGTCGAAGCCGCTCCGCGCGGTCGTCGCGACGATCATTCTGCTCAGCGGCATCAAACTGATATAA